A genome region from Vicinamibacterales bacterium includes the following:
- the hisC gene encoding histidinol-phosphate transaminase: MRGPEPRPEIAALPLYVPGATQGTGKEPVIKLSSNESALGPSPEALRTYREYAETLRLYPDTGCLDLRHALAERHGLEVTQIVCGNGSDQVVHALTLLYAGPGDEVVFSENGFLRFKLSAISCGATPVSARENKHTTSVDALLASVTDRTKVVLLANPNNPTGTYISTGELERLWDGLPGTVLLVIDSAYAEFVESADYSSGETLVGRAENVVMTRTFSKAYGLAGVRVGWAYGPERVTETFNRARLPFPVSGAAQAAGVAALQDEAHLRAVIGHNTKARDWVAEQMRDLGMPPLPSATNFNTCRVSEPGSGLARSAMEFLTSRNILVRPLDAYGLDNYLRITVGLDRENEKLIDGFSAFVHSVAPNGVGKNNLNR; this comes from the coding sequence ATGAGAGGACCGGAGCCTAGGCCTGAGATTGCGGCGTTGCCTCTTTATGTGCCTGGCGCTACTCAGGGTACGGGTAAAGAGCCGGTAATTAAACTGTCATCGAACGAATCCGCACTCGGGCCGAGCCCAGAGGCATTACGCACGTATCGTGAGTACGCCGAGACTTTACGTCTCTATCCTGATACTGGCTGTCTCGACCTCAGGCACGCACTGGCCGAGCGGCACGGGCTTGAGGTAACGCAGATCGTTTGCGGCAATGGCTCCGACCAAGTCGTGCACGCGTTAACACTTCTATACGCTGGACCTGGTGACGAGGTTGTTTTTAGCGAAAATGGATTTCTCCGATTCAAGTTGAGTGCGATTTCGTGTGGCGCCACGCCAGTGTCGGCTAGGGAAAATAAGCACACTACCTCTGTGGACGCGCTTCTTGCGTCGGTTACCGACCGAACAAAAGTGGTGCTGTTGGCCAACCCGAACAATCCAACTGGTACTTACATATCCACTGGCGAGTTGGAACGGTTATGGGACGGGTTGCCAGGTACAGTATTACTTGTCATTGACTCAGCCTACGCAGAGTTCGTTGAGAGCGCAGACTATTCTTCCGGAGAAACCCTCGTTGGACGAGCCGAGAATGTTGTCATGACGCGAACCTTCTCCAAGGCCTATGGGCTAGCCGGAGTCCGAGTGGGCTGGGCCTATGGTCCTGAGCGTGTTACTGAGACCTTCAACCGTGCGCGGCTACCGTTTCCGGTGAGTGGGGCAGCTCAGGCGGCGGGTGTGGCGGCTCTACAGGACGAGGCACACCTTCGGGCCGTCATCGGGCACAACACGAAGGCCCGTGACTGGGTGGCTGAACAAATGCGCGATTTAGGCATGCCGCCACTGCCAAGCGCAACAAATTTCAACACATGCCGAGTGAGCGAGCCAGGCAGCGGTCTGGCTCGCTCAGCCATGGAGTTTCTGACTAGCCGCAACATACTTGTCAGACCGCTGGATGCCTACGGCCTCGATAATTATTTGCGGATTACTGTCGGTCTAGACAGAGAGAACGAGAAGCTCATCGATGGATTCTCAGCGTTCGTCCATAGTGTCGCGCCGAATGGCGTGGGTAAGAACAACCTCAACCGTTGA